The following are encoded in a window of Mustela nigripes isolate SB6536 chromosome 1, MUSNIG.SB6536, whole genome shotgun sequence genomic DNA:
- the GAL gene encoding galanin peptides: MSGGGALLLAGLLLAAALSASPGLGSPVKEKRGWTLNSAGYLLGPHAIDNHRSLHEKPGLAGKRELPPEDETRPGGLAGSPAESAAMRTIIEFLTFLHLKEAGALEYLPDLPELLPTASAEDEQP, encoded by the exons ATGTCCGGCGGCGGCGCCCTCCTGCTCGCCGGGCTGCTCCTCGCCGCGGCCCTTTCGGCCTCCCCCGGGCTCGGGTCACCG GTGAAGGAGAAGAGAGGCTGGACCCTGAACAGTGCCGGCTACCTTCTCGGTCCAC ATGCCATTGACAACCACAGATCGCTGCACGAGAAGCCCGGCCTCGCCGGCAAGCGGGAACTCCCTCCTGAAGACGAGACAAGGCCAG GAGGCTTGGCCGGGTCGCCGGCGGAGAGCGCTGCCATGCGCACCATCATAGAGTTTCTGACTTTCCTGCATCTCAAAG AGGCCGGAGCCCTGGAGTACCTGCCCGACCTGCCCGAGCTGCTGCCCACGGCTTCTGCAGAGGACGAGCAGCCCTGA